One genomic window of Sardina pilchardus chromosome 15, fSarPil1.1, whole genome shotgun sequence includes the following:
- the LOC134101623 gene encoding uncharacterized protein LOC134101623, translating to METQVFMPVKGDAIDHSQTCQHPAGSPPARRPVWCFCKWVIGVAVALTVALVVVVVGAPCLIGSLSSSLQNNSTGCNDKTEHLKKTAPCSNKTEHLKKLHSFTIEEEKGLYTVFKVPEEGRYLLYGVVQIEGDQHQEKQAAREVKLFFKENCESCSSQTIIEKSIPNGTNPEIFFFSVTKLSKNSIVKLQFNTQETVKLPSFQVYKEETCCHCT from the exons ATGGAGACTCAGGTGTTCATGCCAGTCAAAGGGGATGCAATCGATCACTCTCAGACTTGCCAACATCCAGCGGGCTCCCCTCCTGCCAGACGCCCGGTGTGGTGCTTCTGCAAGTGGGTTATTGGGGTGGCAGTGGCGCTGACGGTggcactggtggtggtggtggtgggggcaccATGTCTAATTGGatccctctccagctctcttcAG AACAATTCGACAGGCTGCAATGACAAAACAGAACATCTCAAGAAGACAGCTCCTTGCAGTAACAAGACAGAACATCTCAAGAAGTTGCACAGTTTCACAATAG AAGAGGAGAAGGGTCTGTACACTGTCTTCAAAGTTCCAGAAGAAGGAAGGTACCTCCTTTATGGTGTAGTGCAAATTGAGGGGGATCAGCATCAAGAAAAACAAGCAGCCAGGGAAGTCAAGCTTTTCTTCAAAGAAAACTGTGAGAGTTGCAGTAGCCAGACCATTATAGAAAAGTCCATCCCCAACGGAACAAATCCTGAGATCTTCTTCTTCAGTGTAACAAAACTGTCTAAAAACTCGATAGTCAAACTGCAGTTTAACACACAGGAAACTGTGAAACTGCCCTCTTTTCAGGTTTATAAAGAAGAAACATGTTGCCATTGTACATAA